Proteins encoded together in one Telopea speciosissima isolate NSW1024214 ecotype Mountain lineage chromosome 6, Tspe_v1, whole genome shotgun sequence window:
- the LOC122663664 gene encoding pentatricopeptide repeat-containing protein At4g01400, mitochondrial encodes MHRSLNCYCRTLINAVRLPILPARTLTDAFYSSTPRQHQKRLSKALIGSPARIQKLIASQKDPFLAKEIFDLASLQTNFRHSFSSFHTLICKLGRSRHFSLMEDLIHRLKSERYSVTPGLFSDIIQIYGEAKLPEKALKTFYSVLEFDCKPLLPKHLNHLLLVLVSHRNYLHTAFDLFKSCSDGFGISPNTKSYNIMMRAFCLNNELSIAYNLFNQMFKGDILPDVESYRILMQGLCRKSQVNKAVDLLEDMLNKGFVPDALTYTTLLNSLCRKKELREAYKLLCRMKVKGCNPDIVHYNTVILGFCREGRPLDACKVLQDMPSNGCIPNLVSYRTLVGGLCEAGMLDEAKNYLQEMISKGFSPHFSAFHALVKGFCHIGRTDDACGVLLEMLQHGEAPHMDTWAEIVPRTCDTLELMRLEEILGKIMKVDINRDTRIVEAGVGLEEYVIRRIQAKTWRA; translated from the coding sequence ATGCACCGATCGCTTAACTGTTATTGCAGAACTCTAATAAACGCCGTTCGACTACCTATTCTACCGGCCAGAACCTTAACAGATGCTTTTTATTCCTCGACGCCCCGGCAACATCAAAAGCGGCTTTCCAAGGCACTGATAGGCTCTCCGGCTCGAATCCAGAAGCTCATCGCCTCTCAAAAAGATCCATTTCTTGCCAAAGAAATCTTCGACCTTGCCTCTCTCCAAACCAATTTCCgacattctttctcttccttccaCACTCTCATCTGCAAACTCGGTCGCTCTCGCCACTTCTCTCTCATGGAAGATCTTATCCATCGCCTCAAATCAGAACGTTATTCCGTCACTCCTGGTCTCTTCTCCGATATCATACAAATCTATGGCGAAGCAAAATTGCCCGAGAAAGCCCTCAAGACCTTCTACAGTGTGCTCGAATTCGACTGCAAGCCCCTCCTCCCCAAGCACCTCAATCACCTCCTCCTAGTCCTCGTTAGCCACCGAAACTATCTCCATACAGCGTTCGATCTCTTCAAGAGCTGTTCCGACGGGTTCGGTATCTCGCCCAACACCAAAAGCTACAACATCATGATGCGTGCTTTCTGTCTAAACAATGAATTAAGCATCGCCTACAACCTGTTCAATCAAATGTTTAAGGGAGACATTTTGCCAGATGTCGAGTCCTACCGGATTTTGATGCAAGGTTTGTGTAGGAAGAGTCAGGTTAACAAGGCGGTTGATTTGTTGGAAGATATGCTGAACAAGGGATTTGTGCCAGATGCATTGACTTACACCACTTTGCTAAATAGCTTGTGTAGGAAGAAGGAACTGAGGGAGGCATATAAGCTTCTTTGCAGGATGAAGGTGAAGGGATGCAATCCTGATATTGTCCATTATAATACTGTTATCTTGGGATTCTGTAGGGAAGGGAGACCACTTGATGCTTGTAAGGTTCTTCAGGACATGCCTTCTAATGGTTGCATTCCCAATCTGGTGTCTTACAGGACTTTGGTTGGTGGGTTATGTGAGGCAGGGATGCTTGATGAGGCAAAGAATTATTTACAGGAGATGATATCAAAGGGTTTTTCTCCACACTTCTCGGCTTTTCATGCTCTGGTTAAGGGTTTCTGCCACATTGGTAGGACAGATGATGCTTGTGGGGTGCTTTTGGAAATGCTCCAACACGGGGAAGCTCCGCATATGGATACTTGGGCAGAAATTGTTCCAAGAACCTGTGATACACTTGAATTGATGAGATTGGAGGAAATATTGGGGAAGATTATGAAGGTAGACATAAACCGTGACACAAGGATAGTGGAAGCAGGTGTTGGTTTGGAGGAGTATGTAATCAGGAGGATACAGGCCAAAACATGGAGGGCTTGA